The DNA sequence CACGTCCGAGGCTGGCCGCTTACGGACTAATAGGTCTCGTTCCGGAACCAGCACAACATACTGGCCGCCGTTGCCGGTCATCTGGAACGCACTGCCGGGTGCGCCGGGCAGAGGATCGAACTGCTTCCCGCGGGCTGGAAGATTCGGCCAGAAGTGAGCACCGTAGGTTCCGTTGTTGTCGACCGGTGCGCGGGTGCGTGAAAAGTCCACCCAGCCTGCGGGAAGGATACGCCGGCCGTCCCATTCACCGTCGCGCAGGTAGAGCAGACCAAGGCGCGCCCAATCCCGAGCTGTCGCCCAGACGTGGCTGCCACCAACCAGTTGGCCGCGGCTGTCGGATTCGGCGATGAGGCTCTTGATCCCGAGCGGGTCGAGCAATTCCTTTTCCATCCAGGCCCTGGTGGCTTCACGGCTGGGGCCTGTCAGGCGTGAGACGATGCCGCCAAGAATTGCACTGGTTCCCGTCGAGTAGGCCCAATGGGTCCCGGGGTCGTGCAGGAACGGAACGTTGGCCGCATGGCCCGCCATGTCTTGTGCGTTGGAGCCGAACAGGAGCTGGCCGACGAAGGCCTGCGGGTCAGCGTCGCCGTCTGCATTGTCGAGCCCTGTGGTCATGTTGAGAAGCTGGCGGAGGGTGAGGCGGTGGCGAGGGTCATCCGCTGCGCTCCAGGCTGGCACCGGACCTGGGGCG is a window from the bacterium genome containing:
- a CDS encoding serine hydrolase; its protein translation is MHVLILTSLLLLLPTAGAAEALIPLPSQPAQIAWPSVAWQETKLVPSVDSKALALAVRKIFESRPAGGLPDTRAVLIVQGGKIVLERYAEGFGPESRFHSWSMAKSFVQCLVAILVRDGPPAADAPGPVPAWSAADDPRHRLTLRQLLNMTTGLDNADGDADPQAFVGQLLFGSNAQDMAGHAANVPFLHDPGTHWAYSTGTSAILGGIVSRLTGPSREATRAWMEKELLDPLGIKSLIAESDSRGQLVGGSHVWATARDWARLGLLYLRDGEWDGRRILPAGWVDFSRTRAPVDNNGTYGAHFWPNLPARGKQFDPLPGAPGSAFQMTGNGGQYVVLVPERDLLVRKRPASDVVAARIAGSQPVRGPRGASAKFSFQRRGVSSATLV